A genomic segment from Rhodospirillum centenum SW encodes:
- a CDS encoding helix-turn-helix domain-containing protein produces the protein MTQTPTTFGQAIAQARKAKGLSQKELAARIVKDEGGNISPQYLNDIEHDRRSPSSDHLIRQFAAELGMDDNILFILAGKIPDETRRNVKDLMKAADAFMNFRRDASN, from the coding sequence ATGACCCAGACCCCGACGACCTTCGGACAGGCAATTGCTCAGGCTCGGAAGGCCAAAGGCCTCAGCCAGAAGGAACTGGCGGCGCGCATCGTCAAGGACGAAGGCGGAAATATCTCGCCGCAATACCTGAACGACATCGAACATGATCGTCGGAGCCCGTCCTCCGATCATCTGATACGGCAGTTCGCGGCGGAACTCGGCATGGACGACAACATCCTGTTCATCCTGGCCGGGAAAATTCCTGACGAGACCCGGCGCAACGTGAAGGATTTGATGAAGGCCGCCGATGCCTTCATGAACTTCCGGCGCGACGCATCCAACTGA
- a CDS encoding DUF2924 domain-containing protein — protein MMRAEALKQAGGPPRPGADKDRDATVLARLAALKEMTVNEMKAEWRRLFGADAPNNSRPFLEMRLAWRIQELSYGGPSRETVRLLDALADELHGKPGRKALIADPRKPVAGTRLVREWDGVEHTVTVLRDGFEFEGRKYKSLSAIARAITGTRWNGWRFFGLREIGRDKP, from the coding sequence ATGATGCGGGCGGAAGCACTAAAACAGGCGGGCGGACCACCGCGCCCCGGCGCCGACAAGGATCGGGACGCCACGGTCCTGGCGCGGCTGGCGGCGCTGAAAGAAATGACCGTCAATGAGATGAAGGCGGAATGGCGCCGCCTGTTCGGCGCCGACGCGCCCAACAACAGCCGGCCCTTCCTGGAGATGCGGCTGGCCTGGCGCATCCAGGAACTCAGCTATGGCGGGCCGTCGCGGGAGACTGTCCGGCTGCTGGACGCGCTGGCCGACGAACTGCACGGCAAGCCGGGCCGCAAGGCGCTGATCGCCGATCCCCGGAAGCCGGTCGCCGGCACGCGGCTGGTGCGCGAATGGGACGGCGTCGAGCACACCGTCACCGTCCTGCGTGACGGCTTCGAGTTCGAGGGGCGGAAATACAAGTCACTGTCGGCCATCGCCCGCGCCATTACCGGCACGCGCTGGAACGGCTGGCGGTTCTTCGGCCTGCGCGAGATCGGGAGGGACAAGCCATGA
- a CDS encoding ImmA/IrrE family metallo-endopeptidase, translating into MVRDTTGRFAERPHYAPDELDRECERIVTRLLRGRRSESLYPITTDELTILIEQNNAGLDAYADLSDFGADVEGVTIFHPDRDPEILISDRLANDERRENRLRTTLAHEFGHLHFHRHLWADKLAARRLFDRLSRDNKAICKRDTILNARDVDWMEWQAGYVSGAILMPLTAVRRLVSDYCGPRNLHAAVSVASEHGRQIVAHVMETFQVSEDAARVRLLKLGQLTASDRQPSLFG; encoded by the coding sequence ATGGTTCGCGACACGACGGGACGATTTGCCGAGCGGCCCCACTACGCGCCCGACGAACTCGACCGGGAGTGCGAGCGGATCGTGACCCGGCTGCTGCGGGGCCGCCGCAGCGAATCCCTTTATCCGATCACCACGGATGAGCTCACGATCCTGATCGAGCAGAACAATGCTGGACTGGATGCGTACGCCGACCTGTCCGACTTTGGTGCCGACGTGGAGGGCGTCACCATCTTCCATCCGGATCGGGACCCCGAAATCCTGATCTCCGACCGCCTCGCCAACGACGAGCGCCGGGAGAACCGGCTGCGCACGACGCTGGCGCATGAATTCGGCCATCTTCACTTCCATCGGCATCTGTGGGCGGACAAGCTCGCCGCACGCCGCCTGTTCGATCGGCTGAGCCGCGACAACAAGGCCATCTGCAAGCGTGACACCATCCTGAATGCTCGCGATGTCGATTGGATGGAGTGGCAGGCCGGCTATGTCAGTGGGGCGATCCTGATGCCGCTGACGGCGGTCCGCCGTCTGGTGTCGGACTATTGCGGACCTCGGAACCTCCATGCGGCCGTATCCGTCGCCTCGGAGCACGGACGGCAGATCGTGGCCCACGTCATGGAGACGTTCCAGGTGTCCGAGGATGCCGCCCGGGTGCGGCTGCTCAAACTGGGCCAACTGACCGCCTCGGACCGGCAGCCGTCGCTGTTCGGGTAA